The proteins below are encoded in one region of Paramisgurnus dabryanus chromosome 2, PD_genome_1.1, whole genome shotgun sequence:
- the mex3b gene encoding RNA-binding protein MEX3B, which translates to MPSSLFADMERNGSGGQGDALDDQRALQIALDQLSFLGGLDNDENSLYDNEPRKKSVNMTECVPVPSSEHVAEIVGRQGCKIKALRAKTNTYIKTPVRGEEPVFVVTGRREDVAMARREIISAAEHFSMIRASRNKNSSPNGTAAVPGPPNLPGQTTIQVRVPYRVVGLVVGPKGATIKRIQQQTHTYIVTPSRDKEPVFEVTGMPENVDRAREEIEAHIAMRTGGLIEFTDENDFHANGTDVGFDLHGNASLWSKPNSSATPTSGRKPFSNYRNDSSSSLGSASTDSYFGGNNSSSRMADYSPPSPALSYTASSNGNNNNNNININGNANGFVYSGDVISPDCTELTFETSPGFDPTPAPPGLLWSQYERGITTANGTANSSAIFSANASTNANGLLASQRRANGVGCTSQPRLSPPLHQTNGVVDHPLARRVRSDPGGGTLSFPSYSPNGLSNGIAALTGSHHSSVPSDSSISSSSSSSSSSSSGTSRKGSRDCSVCFESEVIAALVPCGHNLFCMECANRICERNEPKCPVCHAAVTQAIRIFS; encoded by the exons ATGCCCAGTTCGCTGTTCGCCGACATGGAGCGGAACGGCAGCGGCGGGCAGGGGGACGCCCTGGACGACCAAAGAGCCCTGCAGATCGCGCTGGACCAGCTCTCTTTCCTCGGCGGTCTGGATAACGATGAAAATTCCCTGTACGACAACGAGCCCAGGAAAAAGAGCGTGAACATGACCGAATGCGTCCCCGTTCCCAGTTCGGAGCATGTTGCCGAGATCGTCGGGAGGCAAG GTTGCAAAATTAAAGCCCTGAGAGCAAAGACCAATACGTATATCAAAACACCAGTGCGGGGAGAGGAGCCAGTCTTTGTTGTAACGGGCAGGCGGGAGGACGTAGCCATGGCTAGGAGGGAAATCATCTCCGCTGCCGAGCACTTCTCCATGATTAGAGCCTCACGGAACAAAAACAGCAGCCCGAACGGGACCGCAGCGGTGCCGGGTCCGCCCAATCTGCCCGGTCAGACCACCATTCAGGTGCGGGTGCCCTACCGGGTGGTGGGTCTGGTAGTCGGACCCAAGGGAGCTACCATCAAGCGCATTCAGCAGCAGACGCATACCTACATAGTCACGCCCAGCCGGGACAAAGAGCCCGTTTTCGAAGTAACTGGCATGCCTGAGAACGTGGACCGGGCCAGGGAGGAAATCGAAGCACACATCGCCATGCGCACGGGTGGCCTCATTGAATTCACAGACGAGAACGATTTCCACGCCAACGGCACAGATGTAGGTTTCGACCTGCATGGGAACGCCAGTCTGTGGAGCAAGCCCAACTCCAGCGCCACGCCCACCTCCGGTCGCAAGCCTTTCTCCAACTACCGCAACGACAGCTCCAGTTCTCTGGGGAGTGCCTCTACCGATTCCTACTTTGGCGGGAACAACAGCAGCTCCCGGATGGCCGATTACAGCCCGCCCAGCCCCGCCCTCAGCTACACTGCCTCCAGCAATGgcaacaacaataacaacaacatcAACATTAACGGCAACGCCAATGGATTTGTCTACAGCGGCGATGTGATCTCGCCCGATTGCACTGAGCTGACCTTCGAGACCTCGCCGGGATTTGACCCCACTCCTGCGCCTCCAGGCCTGTTGTGGTCGCAGTACGAACGCGGTATAACTACCGCCAACGGCACCGCCAACTCGTCGGCCATTTTCTCTGCCAATGCTTCCACGAATGCCAATGGGTTGTTAGCCAGCCAGCGGAGAGCCAACGGGGTGGGATGCACCAGTCAACCCAGGTTGTCCCCGCCCTTGCACCAAACCAACGGTGTTGTGGATCACCCACTGGCGCGCCGGGTGCGCAGCGACCCGGGCGGGGGCACCCTCAGCTTCCCCAGCTACTCCCCCAACGGGCTGTCCAACGGCATAGCAGCCCTCACAGGATCCCATCACTCCAGCGTGCCCTCTGACTCGTCCATCTCTTCgtcctcttcttcctcctcttcctcctcgtCCGGGACAAGCCGCAAGGGCAGCCGGGACTGCTCGGTGTGCTTCGAAAGCGAGGTGATCGCGGCCCTGGTGCCCTGCGGCCACAACCTCTTCTGCATGGAGTGTGCCAACCGCATCTGCGAGAGAAACGAGCCCAAATGCCCCGTCTGCCACGCTGCAGTTACTCAGGCTATACGTATATTTTCGTAA